The following coding sequences are from one Rutidosis leptorrhynchoides isolate AG116_Rl617_1_P2 chromosome 11, CSIRO_AGI_Rlap_v1, whole genome shotgun sequence window:
- the LOC139875490 gene encoding uncharacterized protein: MVGTLRSGKKYDNKVGETEVKQPEASKSPIVLDEEEVSEIDNNGEGVKLTEPTVTKTEKMETESKTVPFPKALESPNQFPYGKKGPQQEDMWETFQQVKINLPLLDAIRQVPSYAKFLKDLCTQKRKQRANLPKKVELTEHLSAVVSGTLPPKFKDPGTPLIAVTVGNVNVKKVLLDLGASINILPSCLVDRLELGLMKRTDIIIQLADQSIKMPRGILEDVIVKVEDFYYPVDFVVMDIEPRNRDTQPTIILGRPFLATINAHINCRTGAMDISFGNRKMRINIFNSLRAPDVRKRMSSVKRSKR; encoded by the exons ATGGTAGGTACCTTGAGAAGCGGGAAAAAGTATGATAATAAAGTTGGTGAAACAGAGGTAAAGCAACCGGAAGCAAGTAAGTCTCCAATTGTTCTTGACGAGGAGGAGGTAAGTGAAATTGATAACAATGGGGAGGGGGTGAAATTGACCGAACCTACCGTTACTAAGACCGAGAAAATGGAGACGGAATCAAAAACCGTCCCATTTCCTAAGGCCCTAGAGTCCCCGAATcaattcccttatgggaaaaagggaccTCAGCAAGAGGACATGTGGGAAACTTTTCAGCAGGTTAAAATAAATTTACCCCTTCTTGATGCTATTAGACAAGTTCCTtcttatgctaaatttttgaaggaCCTTTGCACTCAAAAGAGAAAGCAAAGGGCAAACTTACCTAAGAAAGTGGAGTTAACCGAGCACCTAAGTGCGGTTGTCTCGGGAACACTTCCACCTAAGTTTAAAGACCCAGGGACTCCCTTGATAGCTGTGACCGTAGGGAATGTGAATGTTAAAAAGGTGTTATTGGACTTAGGTGCTAGCATTAATATTTTACCTTCTTGTCTAGTTGACCGACTTGAATTGGGCCTAATGAAACGAACCGATATAATTATCCAATTAGCGGACCAATCAATTAAAATGCCTAGGGGGATACTAGAGGATGTAATAGTAAAAGTGGAGGATTTCTATTACCCGGTAGACTTTGTTGTTATGGATATTGAGCCTAGGAATAGAGATAcccaacccactataattttgggaCGCCCGTTCTTGGCCACCATTAATGCTCACATTAATTGTAGAACGGGTGCCATGGACATATCCTTCGGTAACCGCAAGATGAGGATTAACATCTTTAATTCTCTTCGTGCACCGGAT GTGAGGAAGAGGATGTCGAGTGTGAAGAGGTCAAAGCGGTAG